Proteins encoded together in one Vibrio lentus window:
- a CDS encoding phosphate ABC transporter substrate-binding protein, translating to MLRVALASLLSLALSSHAAYAQETNISGSTSVARVMDVLAEEYNKTHPDNYIAVQGIGSTAGITMVNKGVADVGMSSRYLTNREQSEELQVFPIAFDGLAVVTNRSNAVNNITREQLFDIYKGKVTNWKEVGGADQPIAVVTREASSGSRYSFESLLGLTKIINDRLVSDINPNNLVVNSNSMVKTIVNHNPHAIGFISVGSVDRSIKAITFEGVEPTSKNIANHSYELARPFLLLHKTDAVSDESKDFIKFVKSKQGQDLIEEYGYTRIK from the coding sequence ATGTTACGAGTCGCGCTTGCCTCTCTTTTATCCTTAGCCCTTTCTTCTCATGCTGCTTATGCACAAGAAACCAATATTTCGGGCTCCACTTCTGTTGCTCGAGTGATGGATGTATTAGCAGAGGAGTACAACAAGACTCATCCTGATAATTACATTGCAGTCCAGGGCATAGGCTCTACAGCTGGCATTACCATGGTGAATAAAGGTGTCGCTGACGTGGGTATGAGCTCACGTTACTTAACCAACCGTGAACAGAGCGAAGAGTTACAGGTATTCCCAATTGCCTTTGACGGCCTAGCAGTCGTAACCAATCGTTCGAACGCCGTGAATAACATCACTCGTGAACAGCTATTCGATATCTACAAAGGTAAGGTAACGAATTGGAAGGAAGTGGGTGGTGCCGACCAACCTATCGCGGTCGTAACTCGTGAAGCTTCTTCTGGTTCACGCTACAGCTTCGAAAGCTTACTTGGTTTAACGAAAATCATTAATGACCGTCTAGTGTCTGACATCAATCCAAATAACTTGGTTGTAAACAGCAACAGCATGGTAAAAACAATCGTTAACCATAACCCACACGCGATTGGCTTTATCTCTGTTGGCTCTGTCGATCGTTCGATTAAGGCAATCACATTTGAAGGCGTTGAACCGACATCAAAGAATATTGCTAACCACAGCTATGAGCTGGCTCGTCCGTTTTTGTTGCTACACAAAACAGACGCAGTTTCGGATGAAAGCAAAGATTTCATTAAGTTCGTGAAGTCAAAGCAAGGGCAAGACCTTATCGAAGAATACGGCTATACACGTATTAAATAG
- a CDS encoding MaoC family dehydratase has product MKVIDLFKHRGDSVSSQHSEFMQWMSPALREYWGDFLNRTQNSHFFAWVRDHHQPAVNEDAPVMPVEKPIEIKPEAQLVLNELNQQIGEVIHTGDWINVSQERINQFGLVTEDMQWIHTEPSKAETDSPFKTTIAHGFLTLSLLPRLTDSVDPDKSQFPTAKMVVNIGLNQVRFPYPVKSGSNVRAKSTLTKVTPIKKGLEIEREIRVEIEGVRRPGAVIVSVIQLHF; this is encoded by the coding sequence ATGAAGGTCATTGATTTATTTAAACACCGAGGCGATAGCGTTTCTTCGCAACACTCTGAGTTTATGCAATGGATGTCTCCAGCTCTTAGAGAGTATTGGGGCGACTTCCTGAACCGCACGCAAAATAGTCACTTTTTCGCTTGGGTTCGTGATCACCACCAACCAGCAGTGAACGAAGATGCGCCTGTTATGCCGGTAGAGAAGCCGATCGAAATTAAGCCTGAAGCACAACTTGTGTTGAATGAGCTGAATCAGCAGATCGGTGAAGTTATTCATACTGGCGATTGGATTAATGTAAGTCAAGAGCGCATTAACCAGTTTGGTTTAGTGACTGAAGACATGCAGTGGATCCATACTGAGCCTTCTAAGGCAGAAACGGATTCACCTTTCAAAACGACTATCGCACATGGTTTTTTGACCTTGTCTCTTCTTCCAAGATTGACTGACAGTGTTGATCCAGATAAATCTCAATTCCCAACAGCTAAAATGGTTGTGAACATTGGGCTTAACCAAGTTCGTTTCCCTTACCCTGTTAAGTCTGGCAGTAACGTTCGCGCTAAGAGTACGTTGACAAAAGTAACGCCAATCAAAAAGGGTTTAGAGATTGAGCGCGAAATCCGCGTAGAAATCGAAGGGGTTCGTCGCCCTGGTGCTGTGATTGTGTCGGTGATTCAACTTCACTTCTAG